One Clostridia bacterium genomic window, AGCTAGTGAAGAATTGTGAGATCGAGTTCGACACGATCATTTCCCTTCGGAACGACCCGGTGCACACCCATGGCATGCACCGGAATGCTGAATTACTTTGCCGCGCTGGGCGTGACCGAAACCACAGCAACGGGTACGTGGACGCCATGTGCCGGGCTCGGAGCAGCAACTTTCTGCTCGGGAGCTTGCGGTTGCTCTGCTTGTCCCTCTGTCTGCGATTGTGCTGGTTCCGCAGTCACTGCCGTCGCAGGCACAGTCGGCGCCTTCGCGTTGTACACGCCCTTCGTCTCGATCTTTTGCACGAGCTCAGTAACGGGCTGATCCAATATCTGGAAGAACGGCTTCGGGTACAGACCGATCCAGAATGACAGGATCACGAGCGGAACGAAGGTCGCAAGCTCGCGGCCTGTAAGGTCCGTTAGTTTTTCGTTCTTCGGATTCGATACCGTCCCGAAGAAAACCCTTTGGTAAAGCCACAGCAGGTAGGCGGCGGCAAGTACGATTCCCGGGGCAGCCCAGGCAGCCCAGGCACGGTTCGCCATGAATGCGCCCTGCAGAATCGTGAATTCGCCAACGAAGCCGTTGAGCAGCGGCAAGCCCATCGACGACATGAACATGATCATCGTGATAGTCGCGTACACCGGCATCACGCTAGAGATACCACCGTACTCTGAGATCTCGCGCGTGTGGCGGCGTTCGTACAGGATGCCGACAATCAAGAACAGCGCGCCGGTCGAGATGCCGTGGTTGATCTGCTGCAACACCGAACCGCTTATCCCGGAGTGGTTCAGCGCGAAAATGCCGAGGGTGCAGAAGCCAAGGTGACTCACGGACGAGTACGCCACCAGCTTCTTCATATCCTTCTGCATCAGCGAAACCAGGGCACCGTAGGTGATGCCGATCAAAGAGAGGCCAATCATCCAAGCGCGAATTTTCGGATACTGCACTACCACTGGGAAGAGCGGAAGGGAGAAGCGGATCAGGCCGTATGTTCCCATCTTGAGCAGAACGCCTGCCAGGATCACTGAGCCGGCCGTCGGCGCTTCAACGTGCGCGTCTGGCAGCCAGGTGTGGAACGGGAACATCGGCACCTTGATCGCGAATCCGATAAAGAACGCCAGGAACAGGACGATGCCCGCCGTGCCTGTAATCATCGGGGCGGTCTCGTACAGCGCCGGAACGCTGAACGTGTATACGCCCGTTACCGAGTGGTGGTGGAAGTACAGATATAGGATGCCGAGCAGCATCAGCACCGAACCGGCAAGGGTATACATGAAGAACTTGATCGCCGCATAGAGCTTGCGCGGACCACCCCAGATGCCGATAAGCAAGTACATTGGCACCAGCATAGCTTCCCAGAAGACGAAGAACAGAAAGAAGTCCATCGCCATGAAGACGCCGAGCATGCCCGTCTGGAGCACCAGGAACCAGATGTAGTATTCCTTGACGCGGACCTGGATCGCTTCCCATGAGGACAGGATCGACACCGCACCGAGCATCGTCGTCAGCATAATCAGCAGGAACGAGATGCCGTCAATTCCGATGAAGTAGCCGGCACCGATGGTTGGAATCCAATTATTCGGAGCGCCCTCCACGAACTTGAAGCCGGGCTGCGCCTTCACTGCCCAGAACCATGGGACCAATGGCAGCGACACCGCGAATCCGGCCATAGCGAAGATGTTCGCCATCCAGCGAATCGCGTTCTTGTTCTCCCTGGGTACGAACAGGAGAATGAGGGCCCCCACCAGGGGAGTGAACAGCACGATCGAGAGAATGTGGTTATACATTTTTAATTCCGTCCGTGAAGCGAGCCTGAATTCTCAGGGCGCTCAATCCGTTTACCTGATCACGTAGTACCAAATGAACCCGACCAAGCCGCAAACCATGACCAGCGCATACCACTGCACCAGTCCCCATTGCACCAGGCGCACCGGGTAGGAAAGCACACGTGCGACAACCGCGGGGCCGTTAACGAGAAGCCCGTCAATGATCCACTTATCCCACCAGTTCAGCACCCAACCGAAGAACTTGGTCATCCAGCCCGCACCGTTCACGCCGCCATCGATGACATTGGCATCAAACTTCCATAAAGCGATTCCCAAGCCCTGCACGCCGAGACGTACCGTGCCCAGCTTGCGGCGTCCGGTGAAGAGTATGTCGTATAGCTCATCCACGTAATACTTATTAAAGAGTGTGCGATAAACCGCGGGAGCCGCTTCATTGATCGGCTCCGTATAACCTTTGTCGGCATTACGGTACGCGCGATATGCGAGGAACATCCCAAGTAACGCTGCCGCAACTGATGCAACCATCAGGATGTACTCCAGCGGCTCGAACTCATGTGCAGCATGAGCCGGCACAACGTTCGACGGAGGTTCAATTCCCTCTTTCGCCGCTTCGTTCACGTGCGTAGCTTCGGTCGCAGCCTGCTCGCCTTCCGTCTGCTTCGCGGAATTCTCGCCCGCTACCAGCGTTCCGTGTTCGCCAGCTCCCAAGGCCGAGTGTGTCGTTGTGGCGCCATGCGCCTCGCGAGCGAAGACCGGCTCAAGGAACTTTTCGAAATGGTTCGACCCGCCGAGGCTGGCAGGCACGCCAAGGTAGCCGACGAAGATCGACCCGAGTGCCAGCACCATGAGCGGAATCGTCATCGACTTTGGAGATTCGTGGATATGGTGCTCGACCTCGTGGCTCATGCGCGGCTTGCTGAAGAACGTCAGCCAGATCAGCCTGAACATGTAGAACGCGGTCATCAGAGCGGTAATGAACGCGACCACCCAGAGAATCCTGAATTGTCCGTTATTGCTCGACCAGGTTTGCCAAAGGATCTCGTCCTTCGAGAAGAAGCCAGCCAGACCGGGGATTCCGGCGATGGCGAGCGTGCCGATCAACATTGTCCGGAAGGTTACCGGAATCTTCTTTGAGAGGCCGCCCATAAAGCGCATGTCCTGCTCGCCGCTCATGGCGTGGATCACCGATCCGGAACCGAGGAACAGCAGCGCCTTAAAGAACGCGTGCGTGAAGACGTGGAAGACGCCGGCGGCGAATGCGCCAACGCCGAGCGCCAGGAACATGTACCCAAGCTGCGATACTGTCGAATACGCCAGGACACGCTTGATGTCGTTCTGCACCAGGCCAATCGATGCTGCGAAGATTGCCGTCAAACCGCCGACCACGGCCACTACTTCCATTGACGTAGGCGCGAGTTGGAACAAGGCATTGCTGCGCGCCACCATGTAAACGCCCGCCGTTACCATCGTTGCCGCGTGGATCAGTGCGGAAACAGGCGTGGGACCCTCCATCGCGTCCGGAAGCCAGACATACAGAGGAAGCTGTGCGGATTTGCCGCAAGCGCCCAGGAAGAGCAACAGCGTCGCCGCCGTGAGGACCAAATCCCCTGTCTGAAAGTTGCCGCTCCGCAGCGTTTCGTTGATGGCCGTGAACTTCACCGTGCCCAGGTACCACATGATCGTCATCGACCCGAGCAGCACGCCGGCATCGCCGACACGGTTGACAATGAATGCTTTGTTCGCCGCCGTCGAGGCCGAGTGCTTATGGAAGTAGAAACCAATCAACAGGTACGAACACAGACCCACACCCTCCCACCCGACGAACATCATCATGTAATTGTTGCCGAGGATGAGTGTCAGCATGGAGAACATGAACAGGTTCAGGTACCCGAAGAATCGGTAGTACCCGCCTTCATGCGCCATATACCCGGTGGAGTAGATGTGGATGAGCATGCCGATGCCGGTCACGAATAGTAACCAGATGCACGACAGCGGATCCAGCAGGAATCCCGCTTCGGCCTTGAACTGACCGAGTTGACCATCCCTCATGGGGAAGGTGAACTTGCCAGTATCACTGCCAAGCCACGTGTACATCACCTTCTCGAATGGCTTGCCTTCAGGCCCCGCGTAGGTGTGCACGTACTGGTACACGGCCATGCACGACAGCAGGAAGGCCAGGGCCACCATGCCAACGCAGATGGCGTTCACCGCCGGCTTGCTCAGACGCTTGCCGAAAAAGAACATCGCGGCCGCGCCGAATGCCGGCAGGAGTGGAATGATCCAAATGTGTTCCAAGAAGAACATGGTTTGTTCTCAGTCCCGATGCCAATCGCTTGCACCGGTGTTGGGGCCGTCTCCGTCCCGATCTCTACTTTCAACCGCCCGGCTCAAAATCGCCGGCCAGCCAGGTACGTCCGCTTCGTCGCCTTTTGCAGCCTGGAATTCCTGGCCTGATCTTCGTATCGCAAAAAGCGCTTCGGCCAATTCGCTCTATGTCTCAGGGCTCAACTGCTTCTCACTACTACTCTTGACTTCGGGCCGTTTCTTACCATTTCAGCAGGTCTACCTCATCCATGTTCACCGTTTCCTTATTGCGGAAGAAAGCGATGATGATCCCGAGGCCGATAGCAGCTTCTGCCGCTGCGTCTGCCACGATGAAGATGGAGAATATCTGCCCATGCATTCCGTGCAATCGCGAGAACGCAACCAGGTTGAGGTTGACCGCATTGAGGATCAGCTCGATTGACATGAGAATGATGACTACGTTGCGACGCGTGAGCACGCCAATCGTGCCGATGATGAACAGCGCCGCCGCGACGACCAGGTAATGAAGTGTAGTGATCTCAGACATCGTCAGACCCTCTTCTTCGCCATGACCACCGCACCGATGATCGCAACCAGCAGCAACAACGATGCGATCTCGAACGGCATCATGTAATTGCGGTAAAGCCAGATTCCGATCTGCTGCGTGTTGTTCTCTTCGGGCAGCATCTGAAAAGTGACGGGAAAGACCGAAGCTCCGCGCTTATAGATGAACAGCAGCAAGCCGCCCAGAGTGAGCGTCGCAAGCACTCCAACCAGCCAGTGCTTGTTAAATTGCTCTTCCAGTTGAGCCTTTTCCAGATTCACCAGCATGATCACGAACAAGAACAGCACCATGATGCCGCCCGCGTACACAATGATCTGAACGCCGGCAACGAAAGGTGCATAGAGCATCAAGTACAGCCCGGCCAGCGCAAGCAGCGTGGAAATCAACGACAGCGCCGAGTGCACCGGATTCCGGCGGGTGATCGTCAGGATCGCTCCCCCGATCGCTACCGCCGAGAGGAAATAGAAGAAGAATGTTGTAGCTACCGGCATCATCGTGCGTACACCGTCGGTTCAGCGCCTTTCTCCAGCCGGGCGCGGTCCAGGACCATGCCGTCGCGGCTGTAAAGCGCAACTTCGTAGTCTTGCGTTAGTTCCAGGCAATCACTCGGGCAGGCGTCCTCGCACAGACCGCAATACATGCAACGGCTCGTGTCATAACTGAAGGAGCCCAGCTCCTTCTTCCCTGTCGCGGGATTGCGCTCGCTCTTGACCGTGAGGAGCCGCTCAGGACACGCGAGCGCACACAGACCGCAGGCGATGCACAATGTCTCACCCGTTTCCGGATTCACGTTCATGCGCGGCTGTCCACGGAAGCGCTCGGCAATAATCGGGCGCTCAAGCGGATACTGCTCGGTACAGAGCTCTTTTGGGGCCTGGTATCGAAATGTGACACTTAAACCCTTCAGTAGATCAACCAGGAAAACTTTACGGAGCAATGGAGCGATACTCACTGGAACACCCCCCAGAGGGCTGTCGCCATCAATGCGCCCAGCGCAGTCGGCAACAAAACCTTCCAGCCCACTCTCATCAACTGATCGAAGCGGTAGCGCGGGAAGGTAGCGCGATACCAGATATACAAGTACATGAACAGGCAAACCTTAAGCGAAAACCAGTAAATGTCCTGCACACGCTCACGAACACCGGGCAGCAGCATGATCGCTCCAAGGAACGCGAGCAGGGCACCGAACCCGGCAAACCCGACTGCCTGGATCTTCATCTGCGGGATTTTTGGCATCTTCGCGGCGAGGACTAGGCACCACAGCCCAAGGCCGATGAACGTCACACCGGGCGCCAGCGAAAACGCAAGTTCCCAGGTATTTCCGCTCAGGACATTCGGGAAGGGCCGCATCCATCCGCCTAGCCACAGCGTTACGGCGACGGACGATACGGCAATCATCGCGGCATATTCAGCCAGGAAGAACAACGACCAGCGGAAGCCCGAATACTCTGTGTGAAAACCAGCGACCAGTTCCGATTCCGCTTCCGGTAAATCGAATGGTGCGCGATTAGTTTCCGCGACCATCGCGACCGCGAAGACCATAAAGGCGACAAAGCCGAGTCCCCAGCCGTTGAAGATGAACCAAGTTCGCTGATCGAACTGCGATTGCACGATGCCGATCATGCTCAGGGTTCCCGTACCGGTCTTCAGACTGGTCATCAGGATCACGCAAACGATCGACAATCCCATCGCGATCTCGTATGACACCATCTGCGCACTGGACCGCAACGAGCCCATCAGCGGGTAGTGCGAGTTCGACGACCAGCCGGCCATGATGATGCCCAGCACGCTCAGTGACGACACGCCAAGCATGAACAGTATGCCGATGTTCATGTCGGTAACAGCGTGGGTGCGTCCGAACGGAATCACCAGGTAGGTAGTGAACGCGACCATCATTACCGAGACTGGCGCAAACCAGAAGACAAGCTTGTCGGCCTTGTCCGGCATGATGTCTTCCTTCAGCATCAGCTTGAGTGCGTCGGCAATTGGCTGCAACAAGCCATGCGGACCAACGCGCATTGGACCCAGGCGAACCTGCATATGCGCCAGGATCTTGCGCTCCAGCCACGTCATGAGCATTACGGCGATGGAGGCAAACAGGAAGATCAGGAGGATATAAATCGTGGCCCAGAGGTAATCTCCTGCTTCGCCGGGCGTCACGTTCGTGTGCAGGTAATTGGTCAGGAAGCCCATTACCGGTCCACCTCTCCGAGGACGATGTCGAGCGTTCCGATCACTGCGACCACGTCAGCCACCAGGCGGCCGCGGACCATCGTGTCGAGCGCTTGCAGATTGACGAACGACGGCGGACGGACGCGCACACGGTACGGCTGCGTCGAACCGTCGCTCACAATGAAGTAACCGAGTTCGCCCTTGGGGGCCTCGATGGAATGATAAATTTCACCCACCGGCGGCTTGAGCACCTTGGGAATCTTGGCCATGATCGGCCCTTGCGACAATCCGGCGACGGCCTGCCGCACGATCCGCACCGCCTGCCGCATCTCTTCGATACGCACCAGGTACCGATCGTAGGTGTCGCAATTCGTGCCGATAGGAATGTCGAACTCGAAGTCTTTGTAAGCCGCGTACGGCTTGGCTTTCCGCAGATCCCAGCGAACACCGCTGGCGCGCAACACTGGCCCGGTCACGCCGAGCGCAATGCACTCTTCCGCGGTGATAATTCCAATACCCTTCGTGCGTTCCACCCAGATCCGATTTGTGGTCAGGAGCTCTTCATACTCATCGATCTTCGGCAGTACGTGATCGCAGAAGTTCAGGCAGTCCTGCTCAAAACCTTCGTAGGTCTCGTACTGGCAGCCGCCAATGCGGAAAGCGTGCGTCGTCAATCTCGCTCCGCAGTACTTCTCGAAAATCTTCAGAACCTCTTCGCGATCGCGGAAGGTGTAGAACAGCGGGGTCAATGCGCCTATGTCGAGCGCGTGTGTGCCGAGCCATACCTGGTGGCTGGCAATACGGTTCAACTCCGTCAGAATCACGCGGATGTACTGCGCCCGCGGCGGAGCTTCCACATTCATCAGCTTCTCGACAGCCTCGCAATAGCCAAGGCCATTCGATACGGCAGCAACATAGTCCATTCGATCGACGTAGGGATTGAACTGCGCATACGTGCGGTTTTCGGCAATCTTTTCAACGCCACGGTGCAGGTAACCAATGACGCACTCGGTTCCAAGCACCTTCTCGCCATCCAGCTTCAGGATGACGCGCAACACGCCGTGCGTAGACGGGTGTTGCGGCCCCATGTTGAGGATGAGCTCGCTGGAGTCGAGAAACGTACCCTCGTTGCTCGATATCTGCTCAAGTCTTGCGTAGAGATTTTCGTCGCTCATTGGCCGCTCTCGATGCCGATGTTGATCTGCACCCATTCCTGATCCTGCTGAAGGATGCCGTATTCCTTGCGAAGCGGGTACCCCTTCCATCCCTCCGGCAGCAGAATACGCCGCAGGTCCGGGTGTCCGGAAAAGTTAAGTCCGAACATGTCAAACGCTTCACGTTCCAGCCAGTTTGCAGTTGGCCATAATTCGACCACGCTGGGTACGTCCTCCCCATCCTTCACCGGCGACTTCACCCGAATGCGCTCATTGCGCGCGAAGGAATACAGAATCCAGACGACCTCGAACTGCTCCTCCCGCTTCGGATAGTGAACAGCCGTCACATCCACGCAGTAATCAAACTGTTCAGCCTCGCGAAGCATCTTCAGGACGTCGTACACCACCGAGCGATCCACTATCAAGTAGTTCTGCCCGAGGTAGGTGGACGCTTCCCGCAGACCAGAGCCATAGCGCTGCTTCAAGTCTTTGGTGAATTCGGTCTCCCACGGCTGCGGAGTTGGCCCTGCCGGTTTTGGCGGCACAGCCGGCTTCGCAGGAGTGACGGCAGGTTTGGCTGCGGCCGGTGCAGCGGGAGCAGTAACCTTCTCTGGCGCTGCTGGCGTTGACACCGGTTGCTCCATCGCAGACTTCTCCGCTGGCGGTTGCGAAGCGCTTTCTGCGGGAGTTGGCCGGCTATTTCCTTTTGTTTCTTCGGACATTTTGCCTGTTCCTTCCCGGCGAGCCAAGCTCACTCGGGTCTTTTACCGGAATACCCGCAAGACGAAAATCGCGGAGACACTTACCGGCGCCACTGGCTGAGTATCTGGAACCCCTTTTTATAACACCGCCCAGCACGCCAACTGCTGATTCAGGTCACAGGAAGAAGTGATGTGGATCACAAACTCCCATATGAGACCCGCTTATCCGCGCGAGACAAATCGTGTGTGTGCCGATGCAGTAATCCTCGCTAAAAAATAAAACCCCTACCCTGCTGCGTCGCAGGTTCGGGGTTCTTCGAAACCAGGATTGTGGCTGTACAAATCCCCAAACTCATTACTGAACAGCGACGAGCAAACGAAAGTCCGCGCAGTCGTTCCATCGTATTGTTCCGCGCCACGGTGTCATCTTTTCGGTTGGCACGGGGCGAGGAGCCCCCCACGTCTGCGGCGGGACTAAGACTTACACCCACTCCAGGGCGCCCTTCTTCCAGATCCAGATATATCCAACGATCAGGATTCCGAGGAAGATCAGCATCTCGACGAAACCGAATATGCCGAGCAGTTTGAACTGTACCGCCCAAGGGAAGAGGAAGATGGTCTCCACGTCGAATACTACAAACAGGATCGCGACGATGTAGAAACGGATCGTGTAACGTTTTCGAGCATCATCGACCGGATCGATGCCGCACTCATACGGCATCAGTTTAATCTTGCTCGGATTGCTCGGGCGAATGATGGTGGCGACGACCAGAGTCCCCGCCGCAATTAGAAATGCGACGAGCATAAAAATGAAAATCGGTACGTAGTTCTGCGGCATACGGCCTCGTATGGGGTTGAGCGGGGAGTTTACTCCCAATCAGCACCTGCTTCAACCCTACGAGAGCACCTAACCTCCGGTCAGTGACAGAAATCACAATACGGGTTCTCTGCTCCAATCGCCTGATCTGCCGTCCGTCATCTGCCGTCCGCGGTCCCAATGTTTATAATCAGTGTTTCGCCGCGATCGCACTCTGCATTCCACATAGGCCGCCTGCGGCAGGCGCACGAAGGTATCCATCAAGTGGCACTCGACGACAAGATTTACGACTTACGCAAGGACAAGCTGAAGCTGATTATTGCCCTCGGGCAAGAGGCTTACACCCACAGCTATCGCTGGACGCACTCACTTCCCGACATTCTTTTGCAATACGGCGAGACTACGGGCGAACAGCTCGACGGCAATCGTGTAGAGGTCAGCGCGTCCGGCCGCATCATGGCCCTGCGGCTCATGGGCAAGGCCGCCTTCGCTCATCTGCAACAGGGCGGGCAGCGCCTACAGATCTACGTCAAAAAGGACGCTGTCGGCGATAAGGGATGGGAACTCTTCAAGCTTTTCGATATCGGAGACCACATCGGCGTCAAGGGATACCTGTTCCGTACGCGGACCGGCGAACTCAGTATCCATGTCGATGAACTTACGTTTCTCACGAAGGACCTGCTCCCCTTGCCGGAGAAGTGGCACGGCCTGACCGACGTCGAGCTTCGCTACCGCCAGCGCTACGTCGATATGACGATGAACCCCGACGTGCGCGAAGTCTTCGTCAAGCGCGCAAAGATCGTTCAATCCATGCGCAACTTCTTCGACCGGCGCGGCTACGTTGAAGTCGAGACGCCGATGATGCAGCCCATCGCCGGCGGTGCGGCGGCGCGTCCTTTTGTGACGCACCACAATACGCTGGATATTGACCTCTACCTTCGCATTGCGCCCGAGCTTTACCTGAAGCGCCTGGTCGTAGGCGGCCTCGATCGCGTGTACGAGATCAACCGCAGCTTCCGCAACGAAGGCGTCTCGACGCGACACAATCCCGAGTTCACGATGCTGGAGTTCTACCAGGCCTACAGTGATTACCACGACCTGATGGATCTCACGGAAGCGTTGTTCAAGCAGGTTGCGCTGGACGTGAACGGCTCAACTGTATCGAGCTATCTCGGCCAGGAAATCGACTGGAGCAAGTGGCAGCGTCTCTCCATGCGTGAAGCCATCATCAAATACTGGCCCGAGCAGGTCGGCACCGCTCCCGAGTTCGCCGATTTCAGCGACCCCATCAAGATTGGTGAAATGGCTCGCCGTCTCCAGATTGCGAAGATCGATCTGCCGTACGACTCCAAGGAAGCGCCGGGCAAGACGATCGCCTCCATGTTCGAGGCCATCGCCGAACGCGAGCTTTTCCAACCGACGATTCTCTACGACTTCCCGGTCGTCATCTCGCCATTATCCAAGGCGAAGCGCGATGAGCCGGACTGGGTCGAGCGCTTTGAGATATTCATCGGCGGCATGGAAATCGGCAACGCCTTCAGTGAGCTGAACGATCCTGAGGATCAGCTCCATCGCTTCGAAGACCAAGTCCGCGATCGCCAGGGCGGCGACGAAGAAGCCATGGCCGAGGTCGATTACGACTACGTCCGAGCACTCTCTTATGGCATGCCACCCGCCGCCGGAGAAGGCCTCGGCGTGGACCGGATCACCATGCTGATGACCGGCGCGACATCCATTCGCGATGTCATCCTCTTCCCATTGCTGCGTCCTGAAAAGAAGGAATCGGAAACCGACGAGCAGGAAGCCGCACAAGCGAAAAGCTAAAATCGAGGGCTCAGGAAGCCACTGACTTCCCGAGCCCTTTCGCGCGCTGGGCGCATCTGTTTTAAGTACAACTCGCGGCCACCCCCACGGGGGCTGACGAGAGATTTCGAAAGCTGTACCGGAGAACTGATGACTGGCATTGACTTAGCCACTAACCAGTATCCGCATAGAATTGCTGTAAGAAGCGAGTACCCATATGGGATTTGACTTCGATCGCGAAACACGCCGCAAGCTTGGCTACCGGCTCATCGATC contains:
- a CDS encoding complex I subunit 1 family protein; amino-acid sequence: MGFLTNYLHTNVTPGEAGDYLWATIYILLIFLFASIAVMLMTWLERKILAHMQVRLGPMRVGPHGLLQPIADALKLMLKEDIMPDKADKLVFWFAPVSVMMVAFTTYLVIPFGRTHAVTDMNIGILFMLGVSSLSVLGIIMAGWSSNSHYPLMGSLRSSAQMVSYEIAMGLSIVCVILMTSLKTGTGTLSMIGIVQSQFDQRTWFIFNGWGLGFVAFMVFAVAMVAETNRAPFDLPEAESELVAGFHTEYSGFRWSLFFLAEYAAMIAVSSVAVTLWLGGWMRPFPNVLSGNTWELAFSLAPGVTFIGLGLWCLVLAAKMPKIPQMKIQAVGFAGFGALLAFLGAIMLLPGVRERVQDIYWFSLKVCLFMYLYIWYRATFPRYRFDQLMRVGWKVLLPTALGALMATALWGVFQ
- the ndhC gene encoding NADH-quinone oxidoreductase subunit A, whose translation is MPQNYVPIFIFMLVAFLIAAGTLVVATIIRPSNPSKIKLMPYECGIDPVDDARKRYTIRFYIVAILFVVFDVETIFLFPWAVQFKLLGIFGFVEMLIFLGILIVGYIWIWKKGALEWV
- a CDS encoding NADH-quinone oxidoreductase subunit M, with the protein product MYNHILSIVLFTPLVGALILLFVPRENKNAIRWMANIFAMAGFAVSLPLVPWFWAVKAQPGFKFVEGAPNNWIPTIGAGYFIGIDGISFLLIMLTTMLGAVSILSSWEAIQVRVKEYYIWFLVLQTGMLGVFMAMDFFLFFVFWEAMLVPMYLLIGIWGGPRKLYAAIKFFMYTLAGSVLMLLGILYLYFHHHSVTGVYTFSVPALYETAPMITGTAGIVLFLAFFIGFAIKVPMFPFHTWLPDAHVEAPTAGSVILAGVLLKMGTYGLIRFSLPLFPVVVQYPKIRAWMIGLSLIGITYGALVSLMQKDMKKLVAYSSVSHLGFCTLGIFALNHSGISGSVLQQINHGISTGALFLIVGILYERRHTREISEYGGISSVMPVYATITMIMFMSSMGLPLLNGFVGEFTILQGAFMANRAWAAWAAPGIVLAAAYLLWLYQRVFFGTVSNPKNEKLTDLTGRELATFVPLVILSFWIGLYPKPFFQILDQPVTELVQKIETKGVYNAKAPTVPATAVTAEPAQSQTEGQAEQPQAPEQKVAAPSPAHGVHVPVAVVSVTPSAAK
- the nuoK gene encoding NADH-quinone oxidoreductase subunit NuoK; this encodes MSEITTLHYLVVAAALFIIGTIGVLTRRNVVIILMSIELILNAVNLNLVAFSRLHGMHGQIFSIFIVADAAAEAAIGLGIIIAFFRNKETVNMDEVDLLKW
- a CDS encoding NADH-quinone oxidoreductase subunit C, whose protein sequence is MSEETKGNSRPTPAESASQPPAEKSAMEQPVSTPAAPEKVTAPAAPAAAKPAVTPAKPAVPPKPAGPTPQPWETEFTKDLKQRYGSGLREASTYLGQNYLIVDRSVVYDVLKMLREAEQFDYCVDVTAVHYPKREEQFEVVWILYSFARNERIRVKSPVKDGEDVPSVVELWPTANWLEREAFDMFGLNFSGHPDLRRILLPEGWKGYPLRKEYGILQQDQEWVQINIGIESGQ
- a CDS encoding NADH-quinone oxidoreductase subunit I, which gives rise to MLRKVFLVDLLKGLSVTFRYQAPKELCTEQYPLERPIIAERFRGQPRMNVNPETGETLCIACGLCALACPERLLTVKSERNPATGKKELGSFSYDTSRCMYCGLCEDACPSDCLELTQDYEVALYSRDGMVLDRARLEKGAEPTVYAR
- the nuoL gene encoding NADH-quinone oxidoreductase subunit L, coding for MFFLEHIWIIPLLPAFGAAAMFFFGKRLSKPAVNAICVGMVALAFLLSCMAVYQYVHTYAGPEGKPFEKVMYTWLGSDTGKFTFPMRDGQLGQFKAEAGFLLDPLSCIWLLFVTGIGMLIHIYSTGYMAHEGGYYRFFGYLNLFMFSMLTLILGNNYMMMFVGWEGVGLCSYLLIGFYFHKHSASTAANKAFIVNRVGDAGVLLGSMTIMWYLGTVKFTAINETLRSGNFQTGDLVLTAATLLLFLGACGKSAQLPLYVWLPDAMEGPTPVSALIHAATMVTAGVYMVARSNALFQLAPTSMEVVAVVGGLTAIFAASIGLVQNDIKRVLAYSTVSQLGYMFLALGVGAFAAGVFHVFTHAFFKALLFLGSGSVIHAMSGEQDMRFMGGLSKKIPVTFRTMLIGTLAIAGIPGLAGFFSKDEILWQTWSSNNGQFRILWVVAFITALMTAFYMFRLIWLTFFSKPRMSHEVEHHIHESPKSMTIPLMVLALGSIFVGYLGVPASLGGSNHFEKFLEPVFAREAHGATTTHSALGAGEHGTLVAGENSAKQTEGEQAATEATHVNEAAKEGIEPPSNVVPAHAAHEFEPLEYILMVASVAAALLGMFLAYRAYRNADKGYTEPINEAAPAVYRTLFNKYYVDELYDILFTGRRKLGTVRLGVQGLGIALWKFDANVIDGGVNGAGWMTKFFGWVLNWWDKWIIDGLLVNGPAVVARVLSYPVRLVQWGLVQWYALVMVCGLVGFIWYYVIR
- a CDS encoding NADH-quinone oxidoreductase subunit D gives rise to the protein MSDENLYARLEQISSNEGTFLDSSELILNMGPQHPSTHGVLRVILKLDGEKVLGTECVIGYLHRGVEKIAENRTYAQFNPYVDRMDYVAAVSNGLGYCEAVEKLMNVEAPPRAQYIRVILTELNRIASHQVWLGTHALDIGALTPLFYTFRDREEVLKIFEKYCGARLTTHAFRIGGCQYETYEGFEQDCLNFCDHVLPKIDEYEELLTTNRIWVERTKGIGIITAEECIALGVTGPVLRASGVRWDLRKAKPYAAYKDFEFDIPIGTNCDTYDRYLVRIEEMRQAVRIVRQAVAGLSQGPIMAKIPKVLKPPVGEIYHSIEAPKGELGYFIVSDGSTQPYRVRVRPPSFVNLQALDTMVRGRLVADVVAVIGTLDIVLGEVDR
- the lysS gene encoding lysine--tRNA ligase, with product MFIISVSPRSHSAFHIGRLRQAHEGIHQVALDDKIYDLRKDKLKLIIALGQEAYTHSYRWTHSLPDILLQYGETTGEQLDGNRVEVSASGRIMALRLMGKAAFAHLQQGGQRLQIYVKKDAVGDKGWELFKLFDIGDHIGVKGYLFRTRTGELSIHVDELTFLTKDLLPLPEKWHGLTDVELRYRQRYVDMTMNPDVREVFVKRAKIVQSMRNFFDRRGYVEVETPMMQPIAGGAAARPFVTHHNTLDIDLYLRIAPELYLKRLVVGGLDRVYEINRSFRNEGVSTRHNPEFTMLEFYQAYSDYHDLMDLTEALFKQVALDVNGSTVSSYLGQEIDWSKWQRLSMREAIIKYWPEQVGTAPEFADFSDPIKIGEMARRLQIAKIDLPYDSKEAPGKTIASMFEAIAERELFQPTILYDFPVVISPLSKAKRDEPDWVERFEIFIGGMEIGNAFSELNDPEDQLHRFEDQVRDRQGGDEEAMAEVDYDYVRALSYGMPPAAGEGLGVDRITMLMTGATSIRDVILFPLLRPEKKESETDEQEAAQAKS
- a CDS encoding NADH-quinone oxidoreductase subunit J; the encoded protein is MMPVATTFFFYFLSAVAIGGAILTITRRNPVHSALSLISTLLALAGLYLMLYAPFVAGVQIIVYAGGIMVLFLFVIMLVNLEKAQLEEQFNKHWLVGVLATLTLGGLLLFIYKRGASVFPVTFQMLPEENNTQQIGIWLYRNYMMPFEIASLLLLVAIIGAVVMAKKRV